DNA sequence from the Halobacterium sp. DL1 genome:
TTGCCCTCCTTGTTCAGGACGATGGCCTCGACGAAGCCGTTGCGGCGGGCTTCCTCGCCAGCGAGCATGGAGTTGACGTAGAGACCGGTGGTCTTGGCGTTCGTCGGGATCTGGCTGGAGGAGTGCTTGCGCCACGAGGAGACCATCACCTCGACGCCGTTCTGGAGGGCGTCCTCGCCGAGGTAGGCGCCCCACGGCCACGCCGCGATGGTGACGTCTGTCGGGCAGTCGCCCGGGGAGACGCCCAGCGTGTCGTAGCCGTAGTAGGCCAGCGGGCGGATGTAACAGGACGCGAGGTCCTGGCGGTCGAGCAGTTCGGTCACCGCCTCGGTGAGCTCCTCGGGCGTGTACTCGATTTCGAGGTCGTAGGGCTTGCAGGAGTTGTAGAGGCGTTCGAGGTGCTCCTCCCAGCGGAAGATGGCGGGGCCGTTGTCCGTGTCGTAGGCGCGGACGCCCTCGAAGACGCCGCTGCCGTAGTGGAGGGCGTGCGTGAGGACGTGGACTTTCGCCTCGTCCCAGTCCACGAACTCACCGTTCATCCAGATCGTGTCAACGTCCATCTCGTCGAATCCGCTCATACTCGCCGGAACGGCTCGCCGTATCATAAAACCACGAGTGACGCTCCCCGCGGCGTTTGCTGGTTTCTCCAACACGCGGCAGAAATGCCCGATGATAATCTAACCAACGTCCTTAATTACTGGAGTGAATTAGGCCGCGTCGATGAGCGAGTTCACGCCACTCACCTACGACGACATCGACGAGGCCCTCCGGCCGAGCCTGCGCGAGGCGCTCGTGCCCGTCCTCGCCGTCGTCGTCTTCCTCGGCGTCGGCTCGGGCTACCTGGAGCTCGCGCCGCACGCACCGCTGCTGTGGAGCATCGTCTTCGCGGGACTGTTCGCCCGCTACCGCCTCGGCTACGACTGGGAGGGCGTCTACGACGCCGCGGCCGCCGGCCTCCGCATGGGCCTGCAGGCCATCCTCATCCTATTCGTGATCTACGGGCTCATCGCCACGTGGACCAGCGCGGGCACCATCCCCGGGCTGATGTACTACGGACTGGACGCGCTGTCGCCGACCGTCTTCCTGCCCGTCACCGCCGTCCTCGCGGGTGTCGTCGCGTTCGCCATCGGCTCCTCGTGGACCACCGTGGGGACCCTCGGCGTCGCGTTCATCGGCATCGGCAACGGCCTCGGCGTCTCCCCCGCGATGACCGCGGGCGCCATCGTCTCCGGCGCGTACGCCGGCGACAAGCAGAGCCCGCTGTCGGACACCACCAACCTCGCGGCCGCCGTCACCAACACGAACCTCTACGACCACATCAACGCGATGCGGACCGGCACCGCCATCGCCTTCGGGCTCTCGGTGCTCGCCTACGCCGTCCTCGGCGTGTTCGTCGTGAGCGACGCGGGCGCGAACGTCGCCACCATCAGCGGCCCGCTGGCGGAGTCCTACGCGCTCGGCGCCGTCGTCTTCCTGCCGCTAGTCGTCACGTTCGGCCTCGCGGTCCGCGGCTACCCGCCGCTGCCCTCCCTCGTCGCCGGCGTCTTCGCGGGCGCGTTCACGACGATAGTCGCACAGGGCGCGTCGTTCACGAAGGCGTGGGACGTCTTCCTCAACGGCACCAGCCCCGCGACGGGGAGCGAACTCGTCGACGGCCTGCTGACGACGGGCGGCATCGCCGGGTCCGCCTGGACCATCGCCGTCGTCGTCGCCGCGCTCGCCCTCGGCGGCATCCTCGAGCGCACCGGCATCCTCGCTACGCTCGCCCACCACCTCACGGCCGCCGTCTGGTCGCCCGGGTCGCTGGTCGCGGGCACCGGCGTCTCCGCGATGGTGACCAACGCGTTCTCCGCCCAACAGTACATGAGCATCGTGGTCCCGGGGATGAGCCTCCGGAACCTCTACGAGGAGTACGGTCTCGAGGAGCGTGACCTCTCGCGGGCCGTCGAGGCCGCCGGCACGCCCACCGGGCCGCTGTTCCCGTGGCACGCCGGCGCCGTCTACATGGCGGGCGTCCTCGGGCCCGCGTTCGCGACGTCGTGGGACTTCGCGCTCTACTACTTCTTCGGGTTCCTCTCACCGCTCGTGCTGTTCGCGATGGCGCTGACCGGCCACGGCTACAGCCAGACTCGCGCGGAGGCCGACCCCGCGGCGCCCGCCGACGACTGACGCGCTACGGCGCCGCGAACAGTTTCCCGTTGCCGTCGGCTCTGAGGTGGACGCGGAGTCCAGCGAAGGAGAACTCGATGTAGGCGTTCTGTTCGGGGCGCGAGTCGAACAGCGCGTCCAGCGCGTCGGGTTCGACAGCCGTGTACAGCGGCTCCATCGACGTCGGGTCCCGGCCCCTGTAGGCAGCCACGGCCCGGACGACGGCCGCACTCGCCGACTCGTCGTCGTCCCACGTGAACGTCTGGAGGGGCGTGCGCTGCGAGTCGTCCTGCAACATGATAGCAGAGTACGCACGGACCCTGCCAATAGCTAGTGGTTCCCTCGAGAAGGGAGTTTAAGTGGGGCCGTTCGAATCGCCCCGCGTCGTCGGGTCGAGCAGGGAACTGGTGACGAGGTTCCGGGTCCCGCGACGGAGCCGGTTGGAGACGGCCCGGCCGCTGATGCCGAAGTGGTCCCCGAGTTCCGCCTGCGTGACTTGCCGGGGTTCGTCGAAGTAGCCGCGCTGGTAGGCGAGGAGCAGCGTCCGGCGCTGCTCCGGTGTCAGCAGACGGTCGTCGCCCAGGAGCTCCGCGAAGCCGTAGATGCGGCCTATCTCGACGTCGACGCCCTGGTCGGTGAGCAGCTGCCGGAACGCGCCGAGATCGTCGCGGCTCCCGCCCCGCACCTGGAACGTCCAGCCGTCGGCGGTCCCGGTGGCGTCGAGGATGGTCACCCGCAGGTCAGACATCCCCTGGACGACCACCGCCTCGGACGCCCACTCCGCGCGGAACAGCGCGCCCGACTCGACCTCGGTGAGTATCTCGACGGCTGCGACCCCTTCCTCCGCCTGGAACCGCTCGCGGAACCGCTGCGGGTCGGCGTCGACTACCCAGAAGAACGGGAGCGCGGCGTCGCCCATCGGAACCAGTCGTTCGAGTTCGATCGTCGCCTCTGGGAGGGACTCGAGGGTCTCCCCGCCGGGTATCGCCCGGGGCGGGAGACTGAACTCCGCGACGATGCTCATCGGGAGCGCTGTGCCGACGCCCCCGTCCGGGTGGCCGTCTCGGCGAGCGGTCGTGGACGAGCGGGCGGCGCCCGACTACTGGACCGCAACGCGATGGCTGTCCGGGTCGTAGTCGAGGACGCCCACGTCTTCGAGCACGGGGAGGTGGACGTGGTGGAGCGACACCGCCACCTGCTTCCGTGCCGGCGGGTCCTCGCCCGGGCCGGCGAGTCCTCGCCCGGGCCGGCGAGTTCCCGTTCGAGGACCGCCGTCGTCAGTTCCTCGAGGGTCAGTTCGTCGGTCTGCTCGGGGAGGACGTCGAGGACGACCTGCCGCCGCTCGTTGGCCAGCAGTCGGTGACGTTCGCTCTCCGTGAGTTCGGTGTCATCCCCTCGTTCCAGCCCGTGTTCCAGTTGTGCCTTGCTCATTGTAGGTGTTCACGGCACCCAGCCGTGAGTTCGTGTATCGATAGAGGGGTCGTTCCCGGGTAAGGATTGACCATAAGCAATTAGGCTGCCGTTTCGCCGTCTCCTCGGCGTCGTGGCGGTGATTTGACAGCCACGTGGTACTGATTGGTTACCAGTAGATTTCGACGTGGACAGGATTGATTGCAGCGTTCCCGGACTGTTACTTCCGTCCACGGAGGCTTAATTAGGTATGCGTTCTACAGGGGAAACTAATGGCCAGTGGTACACTGAGTGATGGGCTGCGTGAGGCGCTCGCAGTCTTCGAGACGGTCGACGGCACGGGTGAGCCGTTGACCACGAACGAGGTGGCCGAGGAGTTACCCATCTCCCGTCGGAGCACGTACGCCCGTCTGGAGCGCCTCGCCGACGACGGGTACCTGCAGACGAAGAAGGTCGGGAGCAGGGGCCGCGTCTGGTGGCAGCCAACGGCGGCCACGAGACCCGGAACGGCGGCCGAGAGCGGCGTCGAACTGGCGCGGCTCATCGACAACACCCCGGGGATGGTCTACCGGTGTCTACACGAGTCCGGGCAGCCGATGACGTTCGTCAGCGACGCCTGCAGCGACATCACCGGCTACGACGCCGCCGCCCTCGAGTCCGGCGACGTGAGCTGGACGGACGACGTCGTCCACCCGGACGACCGGGCGGACGTCCGCGAGGACGTCGCCGCGCAGTTGCGCGAGGACGACGAGTTCACGGTCCGGTACCGCGTCCAGACCGCCGACGGCGAGGTCCGGTGGGTGGCCGAACACGGGACCCTCGTCGACGACGACGGCCGTGGGTTCCTCGAGGGGGTCGTGACCGACGTCACCGAACAACAGACGGCCGAGCGGGAACTCGACGAGCGGACGCGCGAGCTCCGGGAGGAGACGGCGTTCGTCGAAACCATCCTCGACAACCAGCGGGACATCGTCTACGCGGTGGACACCGACGGGCGGCTCACGCGCTGGAACGACCGGCTCGTGGAGGTAACCGGCTACGACGACGAGGCGGTGGCGGGGATGCAGGCCAGGGAGCTCCTCGCCGACGAGGCAACTCGGCGGGTCGAGAACGCTATCGAGGCCGCCGTCGAAGAACGGGAGAGCGTGACCCTCGAACTGCGACTCGTGACCGCCGACGGCACGGAGATACCGTACGAGTTCACCAGCAACCCGATTCTGGACGACGGGAAGGTCGTGGGCATCGTGGGCGTCGGCCGTGACATCACGGCGCGCAAGGAGAAGCAGCGACAGCTCACCCGCCACCGCGACGACCTGGAGAGCGAACTCGAGGAGATATACGGCCGCATCACGGACGCGTTCTTCGCGCTCGACGAGGACTGGACGTTCACGCACTTCAACGAGCGCGCCCAGGAACTCGTCGACCCGGACGGCGACGGCCTCGAAGGCGAGAACATCTGGGAGTCGTTCCCGGACGCGGTCGACTCGCGGTTCGAGGCAGAGTACCGGACGGCGATGGAGAGCCAGGAGCCGACCACGTTCGAGGCGTACTACCCCGAGCCGCTGGACGCGTGGTTCGAGGTCCACGCCTACCCCTCGGAGACCGGACTGTCGGTGTACTTCCGTGACGTCACCGACCGGAAGGAACACGAGCAGGAGCTCGAACTGCACAAGACCATCGTCGAGACCATCGACGACGGCGTCTACGTCCTCGACGGTGACTTCTGCTTCTCGCAGGTGAACGACGCCTACGTCGAGATGACCGGCTACAGCCGCGAAGAACTGCTCGGCTCGCACTGCTCGCTCGTCGTCGACGAGGCGGTGCTCGAGCAGTCCGCCGAGGACCTCGAGCAGATTCTGGAAGAGGAGACGGGGAGTGCGACCATCGAGGCCGACCTCAACCGCGCAGACGGCAGCCGTCTACCCGCCGAGAGCCGGTTCACCGCGCTGCCGACCGTGGGCGAGGAGCCGGCGCGGAAGGTCGGCGTCGTCCGCGACATCAGCGAGCGGCGGGAGCGCGAGCGCGCACTCGAGGAGTCCGAGCGCCGCTACCGCACCATCGCGGAGTATTTCCCGAACGGCATCGTGGCCCTCTTCGACGACGATTTCACCTACACGCTCGCCGCCGGACAGGGGTTCGCCGACCTCCCCGTCGACCCCGAGGACGTCGAAGGCCGGAGCGTCCGCGAAGCGTGGGGCGACGAGACCGCCGACGAACTCGAACCCGTCTTCGAGGCCGCACTCGACGGCGAGGAGCGGTCGGTCGAACTCTCGTACGCGGACGCGGAGTGGGTGGTCCGCGGGGTACCTATCACCGACGAGCGCGGCGACGTGTTCGCGGGGATGACGACGGCCCAGAACATCACCGAACGCAAGGAGCGCGAGGACGAACTGGTCCGGCAGCGCGAACAGCTGTCCGCGCTCAACGACATCAACCAGGTCGTCCAGGAGATAACGGAGGCGGTCATCGAGCAGTCAACGCGCGAGCAGATCGAGCAGACGGTCTGCGAGCGCCTCGCGGCCGCGGACTCCTACCGGTTCGCCTGGATAGGGGACGTGGAACCGAACTCCCGAACCGTCGACCCACGCGCCAGCGCGGGCACGGACGGCTACCTCGACGACGTCACCATCTCGGTGAACCCGGACGACGAGCACAGCGAGGGACCGACCGGCAGAGCCCTCCGCACGGGGAAGATGCAGACCTCCCAGGACGTCCAGCACGACGCGGAGTACGCGCCGTGGCGCGACGTCGCGGAGACGTACGACTTCCACTCCTCGGCCGCGATACCCATCACCCACCAGGGCACGGTGTTCGGCGTGCTGAACGTCTACGCCGACCGCCCGCACGCCTTCAAGGGCCGGGAGCGGGCGGTCATCGGCCAACTGGGCGAGATCGTCGGCCACGCAATCGCGGCGGTCGAGCGCAAGCGCGCGCTGATGAGCGACGAGGTCGTCGAACTCCGGTTCCACATCCCGGCGCTCTTCGAGGCGCTCGACACCGACACCACCGCCGACGGCCGGTTCACCATCGAGGAGACCGTCCCGATAACCGACGCGGAGTACCTCGTCTACGGCCACGCCACCCAGAACGCCGTCGAGAACCTGGAGGCCATCGTGGACGCCGTCGACCACTGGAAGGACGTGCGGTTCCGCGACACCGGCGGAGACGGGGTGGCCTTCGAGGCGCGCCTCTCCAGCCCCCCGGTGTTGTCGGTGCTGGCCTCGCTGGGCGGCTCCGTCGAGGAGTTCGTCGTCGAGGACGGCGACCTCCAGATGTCGCTGCATCTGGCGCCGAGCGCGGACACCCGGGCGCTCGTTGACGTCGTCCGCGACGCCTACCCCACGGCCGAGATGGTGGCGCGGCGCCAGACCACGCGCCCGGGGACAGGCGCCGAACAGCTCGACCACGTGTTCACGGAGTCACTCACCGACCGGCAGCGGGCGGCGCTCCGGGCGGCCTACCACGCCGGCTTCTTCGAGTGGCCCCGCGAGGCCTCCGGCGAGGACGTCGCCGCGTCGCTGGACGTCGCAGCGCCGACGTTCCACCAGCACCTCCGGAAGGCCGAACAGCAGATCTTCGAGTCGCTGCTGTCGTCGTCGGTCTGACTACGCCTCGAACGCCGCGAGCAGGTCGCTCCCTTCGACGTAGACGAGGTCGTTGCGCTCGGCGTACGCCTTCGCGTCCGCGACGGACAGCGCCTCGCCCGTCTCGTCGTCGAGCATCTCGCAGACCACGGCGGCCGGCGCGACGCCAGCCGCGCGGGCGAGTTCGACGGCGAGTTCGGTGTGGCCCTGGCGGTCCGCGAGCGAGGGCGCGGCGCGGAGCAGGTGGACGTGGCCGGGCGCGCGGAACTCGTCGGCGAAGTCGACGCCGTCCGGGTCGGCAGCCGCCCGGCCGAGTTCCGAAATGGTGAGCGCGCGGTCGTCGTCAGTGATGCCCGTGTACGTGTCGCGGTGGTTGACGGACAGCGAGAACGACGACCGCTCGTCGTAGCCGAGGTGGTCGTGGTCGGCGACGTCGTGGTCGATGACGTCGGCGACGAACGGGAGGTCGAAGGCGTCGGCCACCTCGTCGGCGAGCGCGACGCAGACGAGTCCGCCGGCGTCATTGCGGAGGCGGACCACGTCCCCGGGGGTGACGGATTCGGCGGGATAGACGAGGTCCACCTCGCCCTCGCGGTCGGCGGCGTCGTGGACGAGCACCGGCTCGCCGTCGCGGAAGGCGGCGACGGCGCGCTCGACGGCGGTCACGTTACCGCTCTTCGACACGGATGGTCACCTCGTCGTCGTCGAGCAGGCCGAGTTCGTCGCGGAGCTTCTCGGGCGCGATGAGCTCCATCTGGCTCTCGTCGTGGTGGGTGCGGTCGGGGACGATGACGTGGGCCGGCGAGAACTCGCTGTCGTCGCCGGCGACGGCGCAGGGGTAGCAGGTGGCCGAGCCGTAGGTGCGGTCCTCGTCCTCCCACTCCTCGATTTTCACGCCGGTCATCGCCTCGAGGGCCGACCGGGCGCGCTGGCTCTCGGCGTCGAGGTCGACGTTGAGCGTGCCGGGATAGGGTTCGTAGCCGAGGTTCTCCTGGAACTGGCGGTTGTAGCCGGGGAGGCTGATGTAGTGGCGGCCCTCGCCCATGCCGCTGGTGACGGCGCCGGAGAGCGCGAGTTCGCCGGGGTCCTCGAAGATGCGGCGGTAGTCCTCGTACTCGTGTTCGAGCGCGCGGCTGCCGTCCTCCGTGATGGCGACCCACTGGCCGTCGCTGACGAGGTCCCGCTCCACGAGGCCGGCGTCGTCGAGTGCCTGCAGGCGCCGCGACGCGGTCTGGTTGGAGGCGTCGAGGTGGCCGGCCAGGTCCCCGCAGGAGACCTTGGTTTCGCCGCGGCGCGCGCCGTCGAGCGCGAGCAGTTTCAGCACGGCGAGTTCGTCGAACCCGACCTCGCGCGTGCCGGTGGCGTGTGACATGTTCGTGGCTACTGTCGGCCGCCGCATAAGCATACCGGATATGGAACGCGTCCCGGAACTGGAAGTCAGTCCGCGCTCGCCGGCTCGTCGCTCCAGAACTCGGAGTCCGCCGCCAGTTCGGGCACCCAGGTGTCCCGCTCGCGGGCGAGCAGGGCGACGCGGGAGACCTCCTGGTCTTTCAGCACCGTGTGCTCGGGCATGTGCGCCTGGATGGCCTCCGCGAACTCCAAAACGTCCTCGTGGTTGGGCATCGCCGAGCGGTCGAGGCGACTCCGGGAGTTGCCGACGTGCATGTACGCCTTCAGCTCCACGAAGTCGGGGTCCGCGCGCTCGAAGAACGCCGCGTACCAGTCCGGGTTCGTCATGTTCTCGCCGCCGACCAGCGTCGTCCGCAGGACGGTGCGGGTCTCGTCCTTCTCGTGGAGCACGTCCATCGTGTCCACGAGTTTCTCCCACGCGTCGTCCTCCGTCGCGCCCACGACGTCGTCGAACGTCGCGCGCTCGGGGGCGTCGACGGAGACGTACAGCTGCGTTGGGTCGCACTCCCGGAGCACCTCGGGGCGGGTACCGTTCGAGACGAGGAACGTCGTCAGCCCGCGGTCGTGGAACGCCTCCAGCAGTTCCGGGAGGTGGGGGTAGAGCGTGGGTTCGCCGTCGAGCGAGATGGCGACGTGGCGGGGTTCCATCGCCTCCTCGAAGCGTTCCCTGGGGACTTCGTCGTTGCCGCCGAACCCGGAGAGCAGTTTCTTCTGGAGTTCGATGGAGGCGTCCACCACCGCCTCCGGGTCGTCCCACTCCACGCCGTCGAGTTCGTACGTGTGGCCGGCATGGTCCCGCCAGCAGAACACGCAGCGCTCGTTGCACCGAACAACTGGTGTCATCTGGATGCAGCGGTGGGAGCGAATACCGTAGAAGGCGTGCTTGTAGCAGGTGCCCTCCCCGCGGAGCGCGTTCGCCGTCCACCCGCAGGTCTGGGCCGCGGTGTGGTTCTCGTGGTGGTAGTCGGGGTCGTCCACCTGCTTCGGCATGAGAGCGGGTTCGGCGCTCGCGTGCAAAAGCGTGGCGCTACCAGGGCCGGGAACCACGCGACGACCGCCCGACGCGGAGCGGGGGCGTTTGCCACCAGGAGAGATACCAAGTAACGGGGGCGAGTAGGTGGGCGCATGAGCAGCACACGCTCTCTGGAGCGACACGACCTCCTCATCGGGGGCGAGCGCGTCCCGCCCGCCAGCGACGACTACGTGGAGACCCTCGACCCGGCGACCGGCGAGGCGTTCGCCGAGGTAGCCGTCGCAGACGAATCCGACGTCGACCGGGCCGTTCGGGCGGCCAGCGAGGCGTTCCCCGACTGGCGGGACACCGACCCCGTCGAGCGCGGCCAGACGCTCCACCGGGTCGCGGAACTCGTGCGCGAACACGCCGACGAGCTCGCCGACCTCGAATCGCGCGACCAGGGGAAGCCGCTCTCGCAGGCGCGCTCGGACATGCTGAGCGCGGCGCGGTACTTCGAGTACTACGCGGGCGCCGCCGACAAACTCGAGGGGCGTTCGGTCCCCGTCGGCACGGGACAGGTGGACTACGTCGTCCGGGAGCCCTACGGCGTCTCCGCGCAGATCATCCCGTGGAACTTCCCGGGGAACATCTTCGCGCGCGGCGTGGCGCCGGCGCTCGCCGCCGGGAACACCACAGTCGTCAAGCCCGCGCCGACGACGCCGCTGTCGGCGTACCGCCTCGCCGAACTCTGCGCCGAGGCGGGCGTTCCCAAGGCGGCGGTCAACGTCGTTTCGGGCGCCGGCGAGACGGGCGCGGCGCTGACGAACCACGCGGACGTCGACACCATCACGTTCACCGGGAGCGTCGCCACTGGCCAGCGGGTGATGGAGGCGGCGGCGGGCAACGTCACGCCCGTGACCCTGGAACTCGGCGGGAAGAACCCGGCCATCGTCTACCCCGACGCCGACCTCGAGGAGGCCGTCTCGTGGGTCGAGCAGGGCATCTTCGCGAACGGGGGGCAGGTCTGCTCGGCGGCCGACCGCGCCATCGTCCACGAGGACCACTACGACGAGTTCGTCGAGCGCATCGTCGAGCGCGCGTCGGCGTACGAACTCGGGCCGGGCACGGACGACCCGGACATGGGGCCGCTGAACAGCGCCGAACACTTCGAGCGCGTGCGGGACTACGTCGACGTCGGTGTCGAGGAGGGGGCGACGCTCGCCACCGGCAGGGAATCGCCGGACCGCGACGGCTACTTCCTCGAACCGACCGTGCTCGTCGACGTGGACAACGGGATGCGGGTCGCCCAGGAGGAGATATTCGGTCCGGTGTTGACCGTCATCCCGTACGGCGACGACGAGGACCCGGTCGACATCGGCAACGACGTCGACTACGGCCTCGTCGCCGGCGTGTTCACGAACGACGTGCGGCGCGCCCACCGCGCCGCCCAGCGATTGGAGGCGGGGAACGTCTACGTGAACAAGTGGTTCGCCGACACGAACCAGACGCCGTTCGGCGGGTACAAGAAGTCCGGCATCGGCCGAGAGAAGGGCCTGGAGGCGCTGGACTCCTACCTCCAGTCGAAGAACATCGCCATCAACCTGGAGGAGGGGTCGGGCGGCGACCTGCCCGGCGCGTAACGAGAACTGCCGGTGCGCCCCGGCTTTTTGTGCGTCGGCGCCCTCCGGTGACTCATGACAGTGAGTGACAAAGTGGTGGCTGTGACCGGCGCGGGCGCCGGGATGGGGCGGGCGACCGCGGAACTGTTCGCCGAGCGCGGCGCGTCGGTCGTGGTCGTCGACCTCGAGGAGGACGCCGCCGTCGAGACGGCCGACCGCATCGCGGCCGACGGCGGTGAGGCGACCGCGGTCCGCGCGGACGTCTCCGACGCCGACGACGTCGAGGGGTTCGTCGAGCACGCCGTCGACACCTACGGGCGTCTCGACGTCCTCCACAACAACGCCGGCATCCCCCAGCGGTCGACGCCCGTCGAGGACGTGACCGAGGAGACG
Encoded proteins:
- a CDS encoding bacterio-opsin activator gives rise to the protein MSIVAEFSLPPRAIPGGETLESLPEATIELERLVPMGDAALPFFWVVDADPQRFRERFQAEEGVAAVEILTEVESGALFRAEWASEAVVVQGMSDLRVTILDATGTADGWTFQVRGGSRDDLGAFRQLLTDQGVDVEIGRIYGFAELLGDDRLLTPEQRRTLLLAYQRGYFDEPRQVTQAELGDHFGISGRAVSNRLRRGTRNLVTSSLLDPTTRGDSNGPT
- a CDS encoding tRNA-modifying protein yields the protein MPKQVDDPDYHHENHTAAQTCGWTANALRGEGTCYKHAFYGIRSHRCIQMTPVVRCNERCVFCWRDHAGHTYELDGVEWDDPEAVVDASIELQKKLLSGFGGNDEVPRERFEEAMEPRHVAISLDGEPTLYPHLPELLEAFHDRGLTTFLVSNGTRPEVLRECDPTQLYVSVDAPERATFDDVVGATEDDAWEKLVDTMDVLHEKDETRTVLRTTLVGGENMTNPDWYAAFFERADPDFVELKAYMHVGNSRSRLDRSAMPNHEDVLEFAEAIQAHMPEHTVLKDQEVSRVALLARERDTWVPELAADSEFWSDEPASAD
- a CDS encoding histidine kinase; this translates as MESELEEIYGRITDAFFALDEDWTFTHFNERAQELVDPDGDGLEGENIWESFPDAVDSRFEAEYRTAMESQEPTTFEAYYPEPLDAWFEVHAYPSETGLSVYFRDVTDRKEHEQELELHKTIVETIDDGVYVLDGDFCFSQVNDAYVEMTGYSREELLGSHCSLVVDEAVLEQSAEDLEQILEEETGSATIEADLNRADGSRLPAESRFTALPTVGEEPARKVGVVRDISERRERERALEESERRYRTIAEYFPNGIVALFDDDFTYTLAAGQGFADLPVDPEDVEGRSVREAWGDETADELEPVFEAALDGEERSVELSYADAEWVVRGVPITDERGDVFAGMTTAQNITERKEREDELVRQREQLSALNDINQVVQEITEAVIEQSTREQIEQTVCERLAAADSYRFAWIGDVEPNSRTVDPRASAGTDGYLDDVTISVNPDDEHSEGPTGRALRTGKMQTSQDVQHDAEYAPWRDVAETYDFHSSAAIPITHQGTVFGVLNVYADRPHAFKGRERAVIGQLGEIVGHAIAAVERKRALMSDEVVELRFHIPALFEALDTDTTADGRFTIEETVPITDAEYLVYGHATQNAVENLEAIVDAVDHWKDVRFRDTGGDGVAFEARLSSPPVLSVLASLGGSVEEFVVEDGDLQMSLHLAPSADTRALVDVVRDAYPTAEMVARRQTTRPGTGAEQLDHVFTESLTDRQRAALRAAYHAGFFEWPREASGEDVAASLDVAAPTFHQHLRKAEQQIFESLLSSSV
- a CDS encoding arginine:ornithine antiporter, whose protein sequence is MSEFTPLTYDDIDEALRPSLREALVPVLAVVVFLGVGSGYLELAPHAPLLWSIVFAGLFARYRLGYDWEGVYDAAAAGLRMGLQAILILFVIYGLIATWTSAGTIPGLMYYGLDALSPTVFLPVTAVLAGVVAFAIGSSWTTVGTLGVAFIGIGNGLGVSPAMTAGAIVSGAYAGDKQSPLSDTTNLAAAVTNTNLYDHINAMRTGTAIAFGLSVLAYAVLGVFVVSDAGANVATISGPLAESYALGAVVFLPLVVTFGLAVRGYPPLPSLVAGVFAGAFTTIVAQGASFTKAWDVFLNGTSPATGSELVDGLLTTGGIAGSAWTIAVVVAALALGGILERTGILATLAHHLTAAVWSPGSLVAGTGVSAMVTNAFSAQQYMSIVVPGMSLRNLYEEYGLEERDLSRAVEAAGTPTGPLFPWHAGAVYMAGVLGPAFATSWDFALYYFFGFLSPLVLFAMALTGHGYSQTRAEADPAAPADD
- a CDS encoding branched-chain amino acid aminotransferase; protein product: MSGFDEMDVDTIWMNGEFVDWDEAKVHVLTHALHYGSGVFEGVRAYDTDNGPAIFRWEEHLERLYNSCKPYDLEIEYTPEELTEAVTELLDRQDLASCYIRPLAYYGYDTLGVSPGDCPTDVTIAAWPWGAYLGEDALQNGVEVMVSSWRKHSSSQIPTNAKTTGLYVNSMLAGEEARRNGFVEAIVLNKEGNVAEGPGENLFLVRDGELYTPGLSESILDGITRETVITLAEERGYTVHDNVSISRGELNTADELFFTGSAAEVTPIRKVDNVEIGDGGRGPVTEELQTAFFDLVEAGEREEWFHYV
- a CDS encoding riboflavin kinase — translated: MSHATGTREVGFDELAVLKLLALDGARRGETKVSCGDLAGHLDASNQTASRRLQALDDAGLVERDLVSDGQWVAITEDGSRALEHEYEDYRRIFEDPGELALSGAVTSGMGEGRHYISLPGYNRQFQENLGYEPYPGTLNVDLDAESQRARSALEAMTGVKIEEWEDEDRTYGSATCYPCAVAGDDSEFSPAHVIVPDRTHHDESQMELIAPEKLRDELGLLDDDEVTIRVEER
- a CDS encoding 3,4-dihydroxy-2-butanone 4-phosphate synthase, giving the protein MSKSGNVTAVERAVAAFRDGEPVLVHDAADREGEVDLVYPAESVTPGDVVRLRNDAGGLVCVALADEVADAFDLPFVADVIDHDVADHDHLGYDERSSFSLSVNHRDTYTGITDDDRALTISELGRAAADPDGVDFADEFRAPGHVHLLRAAPSLADRQGHTELAVELARAAGVAPAAVVCEMLDDETGEALSVADAKAYAERNDLVYVEGSDLLAAFEA
- a CDS encoding aldehyde dehydrogenase, encoding MSSTRSLERHDLLIGGERVPPASDDYVETLDPATGEAFAEVAVADESDVDRAVRAASEAFPDWRDTDPVERGQTLHRVAELVREHADELADLESRDQGKPLSQARSDMLSAARYFEYYAGAADKLEGRSVPVGTGQVDYVVREPYGVSAQIIPWNFPGNIFARGVAPALAAGNTTVVKPAPTTPLSAYRLAELCAEAGVPKAAVNVVSGAGETGAALTNHADVDTITFTGSVATGQRVMEAAAGNVTPVTLELGGKNPAIVYPDADLEEAVSWVEQGIFANGGQVCSAADRAIVHEDHYDEFVERIVERASAYELGPGTDDPDMGPLNSAEHFERVRDYVDVGVEEGATLATGRESPDRDGYFLEPTVLVDVDNGMRVAQEEIFGPVLTVIPYGDDEDPVDIGNDVDYGLVAGVFTNDVRRAHRAAQRLEAGNVYVNKWFADTNQTPFGGYKKSGIGREKGLEALDSYLQSKNIAINLEEGSGGDLPGA